In the genome of Gordonia rubripertincta, one region contains:
- a CDS encoding ABC transporter permease: protein MGSVSVIIALLLVTPVVYLVVRVMEIGADDALAYLFRPRTGQLLWRTAQLAVLVTSASIVIGVGAAWCVTRGVRRGRAVVVALLTAPLAIPSYVSGFVWTRLFPGFEGLWAAVLVLTLACYPLVMLPAMAALAGTGGREEDAARTLGCSAPTAFLRVTLPRIRTAVLAGGLLVALYSISDFGGPAIVRFEPFTVGIYNAYNGTLDRSVAALYGLVLASIAVVLALAERRVRRDVDSGATPPRSRDARDRPVAWTLVTLTVSVGVCVPIVGLLTEIRESRRLGFDDFGELLAWVAPYTRTTLELSAQAAVVIAILALPLAFFISRPRTRTGDSVELVSYLGYTLPGVTVALSMVFLGTRVLPSYYLTAGMLIATYVVLFLPVCLGPVRSGVDAIPLHVADVSRTLGAGPLATAVRVQLPLLMPAVLAGSALAFLSVAKELPATLMLAPIGTRTLATDMWSLSNDLNHGRAAVLGLVLIIVASIPTAALSTLFGKGVDR from the coding sequence TTGGGATCCGTCAGCGTCATCATCGCCCTGTTGCTCGTCACTCCGGTCGTGTACCTGGTCGTCCGGGTGATGGAGATCGGGGCGGACGACGCCCTCGCCTACCTCTTCCGGCCGAGAACAGGCCAATTGCTCTGGCGGACAGCGCAACTCGCCGTCCTGGTGACGTCCGCCTCGATCGTGATCGGTGTGGGCGCGGCGTGGTGCGTGACCCGCGGCGTCCGTCGTGGACGCGCGGTCGTGGTCGCCCTGCTCACCGCACCACTCGCGATTCCGTCGTATGTCTCCGGCTTCGTATGGACCCGGTTGTTCCCCGGATTCGAAGGTCTGTGGGCCGCGGTGCTCGTGCTGACCCTGGCCTGTTACCCGCTGGTCATGCTGCCGGCGATGGCAGCTCTCGCGGGGACCGGGGGGAGAGAGGAAGACGCCGCCCGCACTCTGGGATGCAGCGCGCCGACCGCGTTCCTGCGGGTGACCCTGCCGAGAATTCGTACTGCGGTCCTCGCCGGCGGACTGCTTGTCGCGCTGTACTCGATCAGCGACTTCGGCGGCCCCGCGATCGTGAGGTTCGAGCCGTTCACGGTCGGTATCTACAACGCCTACAACGGGACTCTGGACCGATCGGTCGCCGCGTTGTACGGGCTCGTGCTCGCCTCGATCGCCGTCGTCCTCGCGCTGGCCGAACGACGCGTACGTCGTGATGTCGATTCCGGTGCCACCCCGCCCCGGAGTCGCGACGCCCGTGACCGGCCCGTCGCCTGGACCCTCGTGACGCTGACCGTTTCGGTCGGCGTCTGCGTCCCGATCGTCGGCCTGCTGACCGAGATCCGTGAATCCCGCAGACTCGGCTTCGACGACTTCGGTGAGCTGCTCGCGTGGGTCGCCCCGTACACCCGCACCACGCTGGAACTGTCGGCACAGGCGGCCGTCGTGATCGCGATCCTGGCACTTCCGCTGGCGTTCTTCATATCCCGTCCGCGTACTCGCACCGGGGACTCCGTGGAGCTCGTGTCCTACCTCGGTTACACACTGCCGGGTGTGACGGTCGCGCTGTCGATGGTGTTCCTGGGGACGAGGGTCCTGCCGTCCTACTACCTCACCGCGGGAATGTTGATCGCAACGTACGTGGTCTTGTTCCTGCCGGTGTGCCTCGGTCCCGTCCGGTCCGGTGTCGACGCCATCCCGCTGCACGTGGCCGATGTGTCGCGAACCCTGGGCGCCGGACCACTGGCCACTGCCGTCCGCGTGCAGTTGCCGCTGCTGATGCCGGCCGTGCTGGCCGGGTCCGCGCTGGCGTTCCTGTCGGTGGCCAAGGAACTTCCGGCCACCCTCATGCTGGCACCGATCGGCACCCGGACGCTGGCCACCGACATGTGGAGTCTCAGCAACGACCTGAACCACGGGCGGGCGGCTGTCCTCGGCCTTGTCCTGATCATCGTCGCGTCGATACCGACCGCGGCTCTGTCCACGCTGTTCGGAAAGGGCGTTGACCGATGA
- a CDS encoding ABC transporter ATP-binding protein produces the protein MNDAVRVDNISVVLGDATILDGVSLRVPAGSITAVIGPSGCGKTTLLRTIAGLEPLRSGRIEIGGIEVASVRGGGSRDVDIPTERRSFGLVPQEGALFGNLSVAGNVGFGLGPWWRRIPGRAARTTELLEVVGLSEFRGRHPSALSGGQRQRVALARALAPRPAVIGLDEPFSALDAQLRTRLRDHVRDTILAEGSSGLLVTHDREEAMAMADEIVVLMAGQVRQVGSPEEVYLAPADAEVARMFGEVSELPGDADGDVVRCSAGLLRLRRPARGPGTVMLRPGDLDVATSPDGSELGRATVLSVRPCGEHIEVRVSLTAADPARHDDGVELFVRAEPEWAGSPGDQIAFRQRRPAHFCPAC, from the coding sequence ATGAATGACGCTGTGCGGGTCGACAACATCTCGGTCGTCCTCGGTGATGCGACCATCCTCGACGGGGTCTCCCTGCGGGTGCCTGCCGGGTCGATCACCGCGGTCATCGGGCCCTCCGGGTGCGGGAAGACGACGCTGCTGCGCACGATCGCGGGCCTGGAACCGCTTCGGTCCGGACGAATCGAGATCGGCGGCATCGAGGTCGCGTCGGTACGCGGTGGCGGGAGTCGTGACGTCGACATCCCCACCGAGCGCCGGAGTTTCGGTCTGGTCCCGCAGGAGGGCGCCCTGTTCGGCAATCTGAGTGTCGCCGGGAACGTGGGGTTCGGTCTGGGCCCGTGGTGGCGTCGGATCCCCGGACGGGCGGCGCGCACCACCGAGTTGCTGGAAGTCGTGGGGCTCAGCGAGTTTCGCGGTCGCCACCCCAGCGCATTGTCCGGCGGTCAGCGGCAACGGGTGGCGCTGGCCCGGGCGTTGGCCCCCCGGCCCGCGGTGATCGGCCTCGACGAGCCGTTCTCCGCACTCGACGCCCAGTTGCGGACCCGCCTGCGCGACCATGTGCGTGACACGATCCTGGCCGAGGGCTCGAGTGGTCTACTCGTGACGCACGACCGTGAGGAGGCCATGGCGATGGCCGACGAGATCGTCGTGTTGATGGCCGGACAGGTGCGTCAGGTCGGGTCGCCCGAAGAGGTGTACCTGGCGCCGGCGGACGCCGAGGTCGCGCGGATGTTCGGCGAGGTCTCGGAGCTTCCCGGCGACGCGGACGGGGATGTCGTCCGGTGTTCGGCCGGACTGTTGCGATTGCGGAGGCCGGCTCGGGGTCCGGGGACGGTCATGCTCCGTCCCGGCGACCTCGACGTCGCGACGTCTCCGGACGGGTCGGAGCTCGGTCGTGCGACAGTTCTCTCGGTCAGACCGTGCGGGGAGCACATCGAGGTCAGGGTGTCGCTGACGGCTGCCGATCCGGCCCGACACGACGACGGCGTCGAACTGTTCGTGCGCGCGGAACCGGAGTGGGCCGGTTCACCGGGGGATCAGATCGCGTTCCGGCAGCGCCGTCCGGCGCACTTCTGCCCGGCCTGCTGA
- a CDS encoding acyltransferase family protein yields the protein MRTPVPEVTPVVATPNEDAATGNTSGYRLDLDGLRGIAIALVAVFHVWFGRVSGGVDVFLTLSGYFFVASLLKHVLATQPASASWGQAINPWPRLWRLVRRLLPALLLVLAFVAAMIALVMPTTRWGPLGAELQASALYYQNWHLAFESQDYAAADSANSPMQHLWSMSMQGQFFLITLLSALALGGVLRALALKFELFRRPQVVRGIVGFALLGVALVSFAWANYRHGINQPFTYYDTVARLWEPLAGGLLAVWMPKLAMSARMRNLLSVVALGLIITCGWWIAGVQEYPAAWALVPVGATLILIWAGSAATARPAAGQAQVSRGLSHPQLVWLGSIAYALYLWHWPLLIFYMAWRYQDEVSWLEGTGILGVSVLIAWLTTKYVEAPLRSGSLRRKKTAASETPATPPKPSKPGFQNSPGYRATLLAVLLIVSVAAGSAAVTWQRDAANATLDTENLDPRLYPGARAFLDGAPVPKVTAQPSPDVVDMDWPITSYDSIISGWKDPSIKVGYYGDVKATRTIALVGGSHAEQWITALNDIGKRHNFRVTTYLKVGCALTTEHVFTWFGQKYYQCNDWSNRVMERLAVDKPDYVFTTSTRPPEGGEKGDNVPQDYKQIFAQFRDRGQKVIGIRDNPWSTGKLKPPECLASGRKPEVCGVSRAQAMAPTDPAAALADEFPNMTFLDYTDAMCDDTYCPAVVGNILMWHDYHHLSATFVRSLIPAIEADLQKATGWW from the coding sequence GTGCGCACGCCCGTTCCCGAAGTGACCCCGGTCGTCGCGACGCCCAACGAGGACGCCGCGACCGGTAACACCTCGGGTTATCGGCTCGACCTCGACGGCCTGCGCGGCATCGCGATCGCGTTGGTCGCCGTATTCCACGTCTGGTTCGGGCGGGTGTCCGGCGGCGTCGACGTCTTCCTGACGCTGTCCGGCTACTTCTTCGTGGCGTCACTGCTCAAGCACGTGCTCGCGACCCAGCCGGCGTCGGCCTCGTGGGGCCAGGCGATCAACCCGTGGCCGCGGCTCTGGCGCCTGGTCCGCCGCCTCCTGCCGGCGCTGCTGCTGGTGCTGGCGTTCGTAGCGGCGATGATCGCGCTGGTCATGCCGACCACGCGGTGGGGCCCGCTCGGCGCCGAACTGCAGGCCAGCGCACTGTACTACCAGAACTGGCATCTCGCGTTCGAGTCGCAGGACTACGCGGCCGCGGATTCCGCGAACAGCCCGATGCAGCACCTGTGGTCGATGTCGATGCAGGGTCAGTTCTTCCTGATCACGCTACTGTCCGCGCTCGCACTCGGTGGTGTGCTGCGCGCGTTGGCACTCAAGTTCGAGTTGTTCCGCCGACCTCAGGTCGTGCGCGGCATCGTCGGGTTCGCGCTGCTGGGCGTCGCGCTGGTGTCCTTCGCGTGGGCCAACTACCGCCACGGCATCAACCAGCCGTTCACCTACTACGACACCGTCGCGCGTCTGTGGGAGCCACTCGCCGGCGGTCTGCTCGCGGTGTGGATGCCGAAGCTGGCAATGTCCGCCCGGATGCGGAACCTGCTCAGCGTCGTCGCACTCGGCCTGATCATCACGTGCGGCTGGTGGATCGCCGGTGTCCAGGAGTACCCCGCGGCGTGGGCGCTCGTGCCCGTCGGCGCGACGCTCATCCTGATCTGGGCGGGCTCGGCCGCCACCGCCCGCCCCGCTGCCGGGCAGGCCCAGGTGAGTCGTGGTCTCTCGCATCCGCAGCTGGTGTGGCTCGGTTCCATCGCCTACGCGCTGTACCTGTGGCACTGGCCGCTGCTGATCTTCTACATGGCGTGGCGCTACCAGGACGAGGTGTCCTGGCTCGAGGGCACCGGCATCCTCGGCGTGTCCGTACTGATCGCATGGCTCACCACCAAGTACGTCGAGGCCCCGCTGCGGTCCGGGTCGCTACGACGCAAGAAGACCGCGGCGTCGGAGACACCGGCCACGCCGCCGAAACCGAGCAAGCCGGGATTCCAGAACTCCCCCGGCTACCGAGCCACCCTTCTCGCAGTCCTGCTGATCGTCAGCGTGGCCGCCGGTAGCGCCGCGGTGACCTGGCAGCGTGACGCCGCCAACGCGACCCTCGACACCGAGAACCTCGACCCTCGCCTGTACCCCGGCGCACGAGCCTTCCTCGACGGTGCGCCCGTCCCGAAGGTGACCGCCCAGCCGAGCCCCGACGTCGTCGACATGGATTGGCCGATCACCTCCTACGACTCGATCATCAGCGGCTGGAAGGACCCGTCGATCAAGGTCGGGTACTACGGCGACGTGAAGGCCACCCGCACCATCGCCCTGGTCGGCGGCTCTCACGCCGAGCAGTGGATCACCGCGCTGAACGACATCGGCAAACGGCACAACTTCCGTGTCACGACCTACCTCAAGGTGGGCTGTGCGCTGACCACCGAGCACGTCTTCACCTGGTTCGGGCAGAAGTACTACCAGTGCAACGACTGGTCGAATCGCGTGATGGAACGCCTGGCCGTGGACAAGCCCGACTACGTGTTCACCACCTCGACCCGCCCGCCCGAGGGAGGCGAGAAGGGTGACAACGTCCCCCAGGACTACAAGCAGATCTTCGCCCAGTTCCGCGACCGCGGGCAGAAGGTGATCGGCATCCGCGACAACCCGTGGTCGACCGGCAAGCTCAAGCCGCCGGAGTGCCTGGCCAGCGGCCGCAAGCCCGAGGTGTGCGGTGTCTCGCGTGCACAGGCCATGGCGCCCACCGACCCTGCCGCCGCGCTCGCCGACGAGTTCCCGAACATGACCTTCCTGGACTACACCGACGCCATGTGCGACGACACGTACTGCCCGGCAGTGGTCGGGAACATCCTGATGTGGCACGACTACCACCACCTGTCTGCCACGTTCGTGCGCAGCCTCATCCCGGCGATCGAGGCGGACCTGCAGAAGGCCACCGGCTGGTGGTGA